A genomic segment from Streptomyces sp. NBC_00654 encodes:
- the ychF gene encoding redox-regulated ATPase YchF, protein MSLTIGIVGLPNVGKSTLFNALTKNDVLAANYPFATIEPNVGVVGVPDPRLNKLAEIFNSQKLLPATVDFVDIAGIVRGASEGEGLGNKFLANIRESDAICQVIRAFKDENVVHVDGKVSPKDDIETINTELILADLQSVEKAVPRLTKESRLQKEKVAVLAAVEEAQKILESGETLFAAGITASTEKGRLLHELHLLTTKPFLYVFNVDEDELVDEDFKNAQRALVAPAEAIFLNAKIESELIELDDDEALELLQSMGQEEPGLATLGRVGFDTLGLQTYLTAGPKEARAWTIKKGATAPEAAGVIHTDFQKGFIKAEIISFEDLVETGSVAEARAKGKARMEGKDYVMQDGDVVEFRFNV, encoded by the coding sequence GTGTCGCTCACGATCGGAATCGTCGGTCTGCCGAATGTCGGCAAGTCGACCCTGTTCAACGCCCTGACCAAGAACGACGTGCTGGCGGCCAACTACCCGTTCGCCACGATCGAGCCGAACGTCGGCGTGGTCGGCGTCCCGGACCCGCGCCTGAACAAGCTCGCGGAGATCTTCAACTCGCAGAAGCTCCTCCCCGCCACCGTCGACTTCGTCGACATCGCGGGCATCGTCCGCGGCGCGAGCGAGGGTGAGGGGCTGGGCAACAAGTTCCTCGCGAACATCCGCGAGTCCGACGCGATCTGCCAGGTCATCCGCGCCTTCAAGGACGAGAACGTCGTCCACGTCGACGGCAAGGTCTCGCCCAAGGACGACATCGAGACGATCAACACCGAGCTGATCCTGGCCGACCTCCAGTCGGTCGAGAAGGCCGTCCCGCGCCTCACGAAGGAGTCCCGCCTCCAGAAGGAGAAGGTGGCGGTACTGGCCGCCGTCGAGGAGGCTCAGAAGATCCTGGAGTCCGGCGAGACGCTCTTCGCCGCGGGCATCACCGCGTCCACCGAGAAGGGCCGGCTCCTGCACGAGCTGCACCTGCTCACCACCAAGCCCTTCCTCTACGTCTTCAACGTCGACGAGGACGAGCTGGTCGACGAGGACTTCAAGAACGCCCAGCGCGCCCTGGTCGCCCCCGCCGAGGCCATCTTCCTGAACGCCAAGATCGAGTCCGAGCTCATCGAGCTGGACGACGACGAAGCCCTGGAACTCCTCCAGTCCATGGGCCAGGAAGAGCCCGGCCTGGCCACCCTCGGCCGCGTCGGCTTCGACACCCTGGGCCTCCAGACCTACCTCACGGCAGGCCCGAAGGAAGCCCGCGCCTGGACGATCAAGAAGGGCGCCACGGCCCCCGAGGCGGCCGGTGTGATCCACACCGACTTCCAGAAGGGCTTCATCAAGGCGGAGATCATCTCCTTCGAGGACCTCGTCGAAACGGGCTCGGTCGCCGAGGCCCGCGCCAAGGGCAAGGCCCGCATGGAAGGCAAGGACTACGTCATGCAGGACGGCGACGTGGTGGAGTTCCGCTTCAACGTGTAG
- a CDS encoding type II toxin-antitoxin system RelE/ParE family toxin, producing MSEYRTVFHPEARAELRKVPRDTALRILTKLTELETDPFGFNTTALVSQPERRRLRIGDYRVIYTVENGELIVWVIRVGHRSTIYDT from the coding sequence GTGAGTGAGTACCGCACCGTCTTCCACCCGGAAGCCCGAGCCGAACTCCGCAAGGTTCCGCGCGACACCGCGCTCCGCATCCTGACCAAGCTGACGGAACTGGAAACCGACCCGTTCGGCTTCAACACCACCGCGCTCGTTTCCCAGCCCGAGCGCCGCCGTCTCAGAATCGGCGACTACCGCGTCATCTACACCGTCGAAAACGGCGAACTGATCGTGTGGGTCATCCGCGTCGGACACCGCTCCACGATCTACGACACCTGA
- a CDS encoding DUF6542 domain-containing protein — protein MGTPGARTRSLPPAVAALRRFPNPRLTGIGAGLFAAVTMFVLACLDRLLFDSSEIVYGLLFLPVSALTALWVRPADLVTAPISVPIAFAVGVIPVSGGTGGLGGQTMAVVTALAVHAGWLYGGTLVAGLIATVRKVRHMRAKRRHPVPAVQPVRAAQSAQTAARTGQSVAGAARRPQRP, from the coding sequence ATGGGTACGCCGGGAGCCCGGACCCGCTCGCTGCCGCCCGCGGTGGCGGCACTGCGCAGGTTCCCCAACCCCCGGCTGACCGGCATCGGGGCGGGGCTCTTCGCCGCCGTCACCATGTTCGTCCTGGCCTGCCTCGACCGGCTGCTGTTCGACAGCTCGGAGATTGTCTACGGGCTGCTGTTCCTGCCGGTGAGCGCGCTCACCGCACTCTGGGTGCGCCCCGCCGACCTCGTCACCGCGCCGATCAGCGTGCCGATCGCCTTCGCCGTCGGTGTCATCCCGGTCTCCGGGGGCACCGGAGGCCTGGGCGGTCAGACGATGGCCGTCGTCACCGCGCTCGCCGTGCACGCCGGCTGGCTGTACGGCGGCACTCTCGTCGCCGGGCTCATCGCCACCGTACGCAAGGTCCGGCACATGCGGGCCAAGCGGCGGCATCCGGTCCCGGCGGTCCAGCCGGTCCGCGCCGCTCAGTCGGCCCAGACCGCCGCCCGTACCGGACAGTCCGTGGCGGGCGCCGCGCGCCGCCCCCAGCGCCCGTAG
- a CDS encoding type II toxin-antitoxin system Phd/YefM family antitoxin — protein sequence MTQMPIESIRDVRAHLAEVVERADRDDTPTVITRRGKEVAAVVSIEVLRKYQEWEEREINRLIDERMATRSAGIPIEDVMKETLARSE from the coding sequence ATGACGCAGATGCCCATTGAGTCCATCCGCGACGTCCGCGCACACTTGGCCGAGGTCGTCGAACGCGCCGATCGCGACGACACGCCCACAGTCATCACGCGACGAGGCAAAGAAGTTGCCGCCGTCGTGTCGATAGAGGTGCTCCGCAAGTACCAGGAATGGGAAGAGCGCGAGATCAACCGCCTCATCGACGAGCGCATGGCGACCCGGTCGGCCGGCATCCCGATCGAGGACGTCATGAAGGAGACGCTGGCGCGAAGTGAGTGA